Proteins found in one Corynebacterium zhongnanshanii genomic segment:
- a CDS encoding FHA domain-containing protein FhaB/FipA, whose product MQTTLLLLAKIGLLLLLWLFIWLSIRALRKDTNSAAGLSRDLQPIHGGPGMPAPARPEPRKELGNKPPHSLVLTTGPLTGTTLKLKGYTEITIGRAPTCTLILEDDFASGTHARLIRHGNAWYLEDVDSRNGTWIGTQRIDQPERLYAGSEFRVGQTSVRMEQ is encoded by the coding sequence ATGCAGACCACCCTCTTACTGCTGGCCAAAATCGGCCTGCTGCTCCTCCTGTGGCTATTCATCTGGCTCAGCATCCGCGCACTCCGCAAGGACACCAACTCCGCCGCCGGACTCAGCAGAGACCTCCAACCCATCCACGGCGGCCCCGGCATGCCCGCCCCGGCGCGACCAGAGCCACGCAAAGAACTCGGCAACAAACCACCACACAGCCTGGTCCTCACCACCGGACCACTCACCGGCACCACCCTCAAACTCAAGGGCTACACAGAAATCACCATCGGACGCGCCCCCACCTGCACACTCATCCTGGAAGACGACTTCGCCTCCGGCACACACGCGCGCCTGATCCGCCACGGCAACGCCTGGTACCTCGAAGACGTAGACTCCCGCAACGGCACCTGGATCGGCACCCAACGCATCGACCAGCCCGAACGGCTCTACGCAGGCTCCGAATTTAGAGTGGGACAAACCTCCGTAAGGATGGAACAGTGA
- a CDS encoding DUF3662 and FHA domain-containing protein: protein MDLFGRFKKLDNSLQRGLENGFARVFGGKVVPIEIDELLKQQTEESIMSDQHGNLLAPNTFNVEVSQQDLDSMLASRPRLTEDLADRLTRFIRNQNWTTTSPVLVNVTPQPNLHTGQLRVEARFETHNAPNPTTHNAQAAAEQQWDERWASDNKNNEQLADLINNNQSTHNNQPNQADIANPPTSYPGTEVIAQVAPHQPTQGGHGYTGENQEIRVTLVLRDGSDRTYTLKDGANIIGRGNGVDLRIPDTGVSRQHAEIQWDGFDAVLTDLNSTNGTSVNGTPVDNWLLAHGDIIALGHSEIEVQFN, encoded by the coding sequence ATGGACTTGTTCGGACGCTTCAAAAAGCTGGACAACTCTCTGCAACGCGGCCTAGAAAACGGCTTCGCGCGCGTCTTCGGCGGCAAAGTAGTGCCCATCGAAATCGACGAACTCCTCAAACAACAGACCGAAGAGTCCATCATGTCCGACCAACACGGCAACCTCCTGGCCCCCAACACCTTCAACGTTGAAGTCAGCCAGCAAGACCTAGACAGCATGCTCGCCAGCCGCCCACGCCTCACCGAAGACCTGGCCGACCGCCTCACACGCTTCATCCGCAACCAAAACTGGACCACCACCAGCCCCGTGCTCGTCAACGTCACACCACAACCCAACCTCCACACCGGCCAACTCCGCGTAGAAGCACGCTTCGAAACACACAACGCCCCCAACCCCACCACACACAACGCCCAGGCGGCAGCGGAACAGCAGTGGGACGAGAGGTGGGCGTCGGACAATAAAAATAACGAACAACTCGCCGACCTCATCAACAACAACCAGTCCACCCACAACAACCAGCCCAACCAAGCAGACATCGCCAACCCGCCCACCAGCTACCCCGGCACCGAAGTCATCGCACAAGTAGCACCACACCAACCCACCCAAGGCGGCCACGGCTACACCGGCGAAAACCAAGAAATCCGCGTCACCCTCGTCCTCCGCGACGGATCCGACCGCACCTACACACTCAAAGACGGCGCCAACATCATCGGACGCGGCAACGGAGTAGACCTCCGCATTCCAGACACAGGAGTCTCCCGCCAACACGCCGAAATCCAATGGGACGGATTCGACGCAGTCCTCACAGACCTCAACTCCACCAACGGAACCTCCGTCAATGGAACCCCCGTCGACAACTGGCTCCTCGCCCACGGAGACATCATCGCCCTCGGCCACTCAGAAATCGAAGTGCAATTCAACTAA
- a CDS encoding PP2C family protein-serine/threonine phosphatase has product MSTLTLNYAAYSDRGLVRGNNEDSAYAGPRMLALADGMGGHAAGEVASQLLINALRPLDSPLLDEPTMHDRLTTLLATAMDEGNQAIALHVDENPQLEGMGCTLSTLLFRNNEAALCHVGDSRGYLLRDGELQQITKDDTFVQSLVDEGKLAAEDVSNHPQRSLILKALTGRPVEPTLSTFQVKAGDRFMLCSDGLSDPVSFDTIHEALSTGTPDHSARRLVELALRSGGPDNVTVVIGDVIEFDAASNHATDPSITLPAAPIVAGAVAGKVTDTERPNTAASRAAALNLQTTSRPAQSAGDGDGAGAGSGDSADQSDKAAAGAVGSEASDSAGTGRPATEATDSAQADGAGASEAAGAAGAAAAGAGARKASRSKGRGRDVNLGVDDHKNSHPRTDEQPAVSAEPARGRKKKRGLTIALIVALVILAGLATSGYILWNNAKNSYYVAEEDGRIAIYNGKRDSILGNTLNSKYQEICLAENQKVTTYPAGTKAPKMGSKDCHHFRTDDLTPVARGAISNLPNTTYDEALNQVHRLAERTLPACVTRTSNSSNPEDLTTPGVSCREVK; this is encoded by the coding sequence GTGAGCACACTAACCCTCAACTACGCCGCCTACTCCGACCGAGGACTCGTCCGCGGAAACAACGAAGACAGCGCCTACGCAGGCCCGCGCATGCTTGCACTCGCCGACGGCATGGGCGGACACGCCGCCGGAGAAGTCGCCAGCCAACTGCTCATCAACGCACTCCGACCACTGGACTCCCCGCTGCTGGACGAACCGACCATGCATGACAGGCTCACCACCCTGCTCGCCACAGCCATGGACGAAGGCAACCAGGCCATCGCGCTGCACGTGGACGAAAACCCACAGCTGGAAGGCATGGGCTGTACCCTCTCCACCCTGCTGTTCCGTAATAATGAAGCCGCCCTGTGCCACGTGGGCGACTCCCGCGGGTACCTCCTGCGCGACGGCGAGCTGCAACAAATCACCAAAGACGATACCTTCGTGCAATCGCTGGTGGACGAAGGAAAACTCGCCGCCGAAGACGTTAGCAATCACCCGCAACGCTCCCTGATCCTCAAAGCGCTCACCGGCCGGCCCGTGGAACCCACGCTCAGCACCTTTCAAGTCAAAGCCGGCGACCGCTTCATGCTGTGCTCCGACGGCCTATCGGACCCCGTCAGCTTCGACACCATCCACGAAGCCCTCTCCACCGGCACGCCCGACCACTCCGCCCGCCGTCTAGTGGAACTCGCGTTGCGCTCCGGCGGGCCGGACAATGTCACCGTGGTCATCGGGGACGTCATTGAATTCGACGCCGCCTCCAACCACGCCACAGACCCCTCCATCACCCTGCCGGCTGCGCCCATCGTGGCCGGCGCCGTGGCCGGGAAAGTCACGGACACCGAACGGCCGAACACCGCGGCCTCTCGCGCGGCCGCGCTGAACCTGCAGACCACCAGTAGGCCTGCGCAGAGTGCTGGGGATGGAGATGGTGCTGGGGCCGGTTCTGGGGATTCCGCGGATCAGTCCGACAAAGCTGCTGCCGGTGCCGTAGGCTCCGAGGCTTCTGACTCTGCGGGCACTGGACGTCCGGCCACGGAGGCTACGGACTCCGCTCAGGCAGACGGCGCTGGCGCCTCTGAGGCTGCCGGTGCCGCTGGCGCTGCGGCTGCTGGCGCTGGCGCACGGAAGGCTTCACGTTCAAAGGGACGCGGGAGGGACGTGAACCTCGGCGTCGACGATCATAAAAACAGCCACCCGCGCACCGATGAACAACCAGCAGTCAGCGCCGAACCCGCCCGCGGCCGGAAGAAAAAGCGCGGCCTCACGATCGCGCTGATCGTCGCGCTCGTGATCCTGGCAGGCCTCGCGACCAGCGGATACATCCTCTGGAACAACGCCAAGAACAGCTACTACGTCGCCGAAGAGGACGGCCGCATCGCCATCTACAACGGCAAGCGAGACAGCATCCTCGGCAACACACTCAACAGCAAATACCAAGAAATCTGCCTGGCGGAAAACCAGAAAGTCACCACCTACCCCGCCGGCACCAAGGCGCCGAAAATGGGCAGCAAGGACTGCCACCACTTCCGCACGGACGACCTCACCCCCGTCGCCCGCGGAGCCATCAGCAACCTCCCCAACACCACCTACGACGAAGCACTGAACCAAGTGCACCGGCTCGCGGAACGCACCCTCCCCGCGTGCGTCACACGAACATCCAACTCCAGCAACCCAGAGGACCTCACCACCCCCGGAGTGTCCTGCCGAGAGGTGAAGTAA
- a CDS encoding penicillin-binding transpeptidase domain-containing protein yields MNKAIRNVTIFGFLLVVVLLVNLTYIQAFSTDSLANNPKNSRQFLAAKTQQRGAITAGGQLLAESTADEQGYYHRSYPANPGTYGSVIGYLSDRYGAAGVELSQNSILTGEDPSLFAARTWDQLTGKKVAGANVDLTLVPAVQQVAYDQLANNGYSGSVVALKPSTGEILAMASTPSYDPSTIVQEDTEAADNAFTAYNTDANSPLLNRSTQQIQPPGSTFKVITTAAALAAGESPDTSVTAAPQITLPDTTTTLENYAGSTCAGGGTTTLRQAFAESCNTAFADLVNRHSIEDFTNMARAFGVGESLDNVGIPVVDSRIGDIQDRAALAQSSIGQRDIALTPLQNAVIAATIANGGQRMEPHLIKQITGADLSPIRKTKAKKVNDPITPQVAQQLKELMIGAEQHAGGDASIASKTGTAEHGEDSRNSNPHAWYIAFSTTADVAVAVLVENGGNAGQGATGGSVAAPIGRAVIRAAEQGQ; encoded by the coding sequence ATGAACAAAGCAATCCGCAACGTCACCATCTTCGGCTTCCTCCTTGTGGTGGTGCTCCTGGTCAACCTGACCTACATCCAGGCTTTCTCCACGGACTCCCTGGCCAACAACCCGAAAAACTCCCGCCAGTTCCTGGCCGCCAAAACACAACAGCGCGGCGCCATCACTGCCGGCGGGCAGCTCCTCGCGGAATCCACCGCGGACGAGCAGGGCTACTACCACCGCAGCTACCCCGCCAACCCCGGCACCTACGGCAGCGTGATCGGCTACCTGTCCGACCGTTACGGCGCCGCTGGCGTGGAGCTGTCCCAAAACTCCATCCTGACCGGTGAGGACCCGTCCCTCTTCGCCGCCCGCACTTGGGACCAGCTGACGGGCAAGAAGGTCGCCGGCGCGAACGTGGACCTCACCCTGGTCCCCGCCGTGCAGCAAGTGGCCTACGACCAGCTCGCCAACAACGGCTACTCCGGCTCCGTCGTGGCGCTGAAGCCGTCCACCGGCGAAATCCTGGCCATGGCCTCCACCCCGTCCTACGACCCCTCCACCATCGTGCAGGAGGACACCGAAGCCGCTGATAACGCGTTTACCGCCTATAACACCGACGCCAACAGCCCACTGTTGAACCGCTCCACGCAACAGATCCAGCCCCCTGGATCCACGTTCAAGGTCATCACCACTGCCGCGGCACTGGCTGCCGGGGAGTCCCCGGACACGTCCGTCACCGCGGCTCCGCAGATCACTCTGCCGGACACCACCACAACCCTGGAGAACTACGCCGGCTCCACCTGTGCCGGCGGTGGCACCACCACCCTGCGCCAGGCTTTCGCAGAGTCCTGCAACACTGCCTTCGCGGATCTGGTGAACCGTCACAGCATCGAGGACTTCACCAACATGGCCCGTGCCTTCGGCGTGGGTGAGAGCCTGGATAATGTGGGCATTCCCGTCGTCGATTCCAGGATCGGTGACATCCAGGATCGCGCAGCCCTGGCGCAATCCTCCATTGGCCAGCGCGACATCGCCCTGACCCCGCTGCAGAACGCGGTCATCGCCGCCACCATCGCCAATGGTGGTCAGCGCATGGAGCCGCACCTCATCAAGCAGATCACCGGCGCGGACCTCTCCCCCATCCGCAAGACCAAAGCCAAGAAGGTCAACGACCCCATCACCCCACAAGTGGCACAGCAGCTCAAGGAGCTGATGATCGGGGCGGAGCAGCACGCCGGCGGCGACGCCTCCATCGCCTCGAAGACGGGCACCGCCGAGCACGGCGAGGACTCCCGCAACTCCAACCCACACGCCTGGTACATCGCCTTCTCCACCACCGCGGATGTTGCCGTGGCAGTGCTGGTGGAAAACGGCGGTAACGCTGGGCAAGGTGCCACCGGTGGATCGGTGGCCGCACCAATCGGCCGCGCGGTGATCCGCGCGGCAGAACAGGGGCAGTAA
- the pknB gene encoding Stk1 family PASTA domain-containing Ser/Thr kinase, whose product MDRIGTTLGGRYRLSAKIGTGGMSVVYAATDELLGRDVAVKMMRPDLARDHSFLERFRREAQNAAKLNHQAIVAVYDTGETPEYDEAVPYIVMERVHGETLRDIIQDRGTMSLSEAATIMAQVCDALHFSHEAGIIHRDIKPANIMITNTGMVKVMDFGIARALSDSSSAMTQTAAVIGTAQYLSPEQARGKSADARSDIYAAGCVLFELATGQPPFQGESPFSVAFQHVQDQVKNPSSVPGMHLSKREALSLDSIILTSMAKSPSDRYDDAQQMATDLRRLADDQLPLVAQPYTEEAQGDDTAGGTSASGNGAGGAGRAGLAGGAAGGAAGAGLAGAAGAAGSGADAAGAAGGSGAGADNNPETTILPTQQPGNNAANAYPETAYDQAGHNTSGQPSNPNYNHANHTGAPYGGPEEGEAGVVEEKDNAPRRSKTTIALWTISTLLLLGAGGYIGYRVIDDNNSSSNSSHDVTLPKIANKPRDIAEKELTNLGLKVTTEERPDHDIARGNAIGTDPGEGSTLPAGSTVTLLISAGKELTEVPDLTGMNTSEASDALRHAKLQLNSEVREDTSDDVPAGNIITQNPPQGTHVSVGTKVTITVSTGKEKATVPTVSGQDLDDARTKLEAAGFKVTVKQVDSPEPLNKVLSASGEGQRMERDSEITLTVSRNNQISMPNLTGMKYSDAVDELRRAGWTGGGVERSETSTNDLLKVDTVAHQSISAGTTIDKNAQVRVDVFVFALLP is encoded by the coding sequence GTGGATCGCATCGGCACAACCCTCGGCGGGCGCTACCGCCTCAGTGCCAAAATCGGCACAGGCGGCATGTCCGTTGTCTACGCAGCCACCGACGAACTCCTCGGCCGCGACGTAGCCGTCAAAATGATGCGACCCGACCTCGCCCGCGACCACAGCTTCCTGGAACGCTTCCGCCGCGAAGCCCAAAACGCCGCGAAGCTCAACCACCAAGCCATCGTCGCCGTCTACGACACCGGCGAAACCCCCGAATACGACGAAGCCGTTCCCTACATCGTCATGGAACGCGTCCACGGCGAAACGCTGCGCGACATCATCCAAGACCGCGGCACCATGAGCCTCAGCGAAGCCGCCACCATCATGGCGCAAGTCTGCGACGCGCTCCACTTCAGCCACGAAGCCGGCATCATCCACCGCGACATCAAACCCGCGAACATCATGATCACCAACACCGGCATGGTGAAAGTCATGGACTTCGGCATCGCCCGCGCGCTATCCGACTCCTCCTCCGCCATGACGCAAACCGCCGCCGTGATCGGGACCGCGCAATACCTGTCCCCCGAGCAAGCACGCGGCAAATCCGCCGACGCCCGGTCTGACATCTACGCCGCAGGCTGCGTATTATTCGAACTCGCCACCGGCCAGCCGCCATTCCAGGGTGAATCCCCGTTCAGCGTGGCGTTCCAACACGTCCAAGACCAGGTCAAAAACCCCTCCAGCGTTCCCGGCATGCACCTGTCCAAGCGGGAGGCGCTGTCCCTGGACTCGATCATTCTGACCTCCATGGCGAAGTCTCCATCCGACCGGTACGACGACGCCCAACAGATGGCCACCGACCTGCGGCGCCTCGCCGACGACCAGCTGCCGCTGGTCGCGCAGCCGTACACCGAAGAAGCGCAGGGTGATGACACTGCCGGTGGTACTAGCGCTAGCGGCAATGGTGCTGGCGGCGCGGGCCGGGCCGGCTTGGCCGGCGGTGCTGCCGGCGGAGCCGCAGGCGCTGGATTAGCTGGAGCGGCTGGTGCGGCTGGCTCTGGTGCGGACGCTGCCGGCGCTGCTGGGGGCTCTGGTGCGGGCGCTGACAACAACCCCGAAACCACCATCCTCCCCACACAACAGCCCGGCAACAACGCGGCGAATGCCTACCCAGAAACCGCCTACGACCAGGCCGGACACAACACCTCCGGACAGCCCAGCAACCCCAATTACAACCACGCCAACCACACCGGAGCACCGTACGGAGGCCCGGAAGAGGGCGAGGCGGGCGTCGTAGAAGAAAAAGACAACGCACCACGCCGCAGCAAAACCACCATCGCCCTCTGGACCATCAGCACCCTCCTGTTGCTCGGCGCGGGCGGGTACATCGGCTACCGGGTCATCGACGATAACAACAGCAGCAGCAACAGCAGCCACGACGTCACCCTGCCAAAAATCGCCAACAAACCACGCGACATCGCCGAAAAAGAACTCACCAACCTCGGGCTGAAAGTCACCACAGAAGAACGGCCCGACCACGACATCGCGCGCGGCAACGCCATCGGCACCGACCCCGGCGAAGGATCCACCCTGCCCGCAGGCTCCACCGTCACCCTGCTCATTTCCGCAGGTAAAGAACTCACCGAAGTTCCAGACCTCACCGGCATGAACACCTCCGAAGCCTCCGACGCACTACGGCACGCAAAACTGCAGCTCAACTCCGAAGTGCGCGAAGACACCTCCGACGACGTCCCCGCCGGCAACATCATCACGCAAAACCCGCCACAAGGGACGCACGTGTCCGTGGGGACGAAGGTCACGATCACCGTCTCCACAGGCAAGGAAAAAGCCACCGTGCCGACGGTTTCTGGTCAAGACCTGGACGACGCGCGCACGAAACTTGAAGCAGCCGGTTTCAAGGTGACCGTCAAGCAGGTGGACTCGCCAGAGCCGCTGAACAAGGTGCTCAGCGCCTCCGGCGAAGGCCAGCGGATGGAACGGGACTCCGAAATCACCCTGACCGTGTCCCGCAACAACCAAATCTCCATGCCGAACTTAACCGGCATGAAATACAGCGATGCTGTGGATGAACTGCGGCGCGCCGGCTGGACCGGCGGAGGCGTGGAGCGCTCCGAGACCAGCACAAACGACCTGCTGAAGGTCGATACCGTGGCACACCAGTCCATCTCTGCAGGCACGACTATCGATAAGAACGCGCAGGTGCGCGTGGACGTGTTCGTGTTCGCGCTGCTGCCTTAG
- a CDS encoding serine/threonine-protein kinase, with translation MSTDDNLNPTNPGAGSVDRSDIDHLQRLLGQRYQLQWIIGHGGMSTVWLAKDTNHTPPKDVAVKILRPEYTENTEFRTRFRNEAEAAMRLNSPNIVTTYDYGEVHEDTGYKGLIFCYIVMEYIKGEALADVLGRQKTLSEPLVADLLAQAATGLEEIHRSGMVHRDIKPGNLLITTDGRVKVSDFGIAKAAEAVPLTRTGMVVGTAQYVSPEQAQGLNVEPASDVYSLGVVGYECLAGRRPFTGETTVSVAIKHISEDPSPLPHTVSPQMREFIAICLRKDPASRYADGKEMASAMALVADGHRPPQPDHVPNVSVTHPLTEQLGAVATGTGTSVPPMQGPTQQGAAQRTANTGNNAAQGAANGAVRPTNAANNARTSANSAANNQGRNTKKNKTNTPLILTSLLALAAIGVAGYLYLADPTSDTNDTETTTITSEITTPETTTSPHITTERTTRQRTTAETTTSDTPDTNTTTNEPTTPTEEPSRPQPTTTQPPHTTRPQTPPTNPLPQPDDPSPNNPPADNQPSAAAIENLGVEEGKEQPPANDA, from the coding sequence ATGAGTACTGACGACAATCTCAATCCGACGAACCCCGGCGCGGGATCCGTGGACCGCTCGGACATCGACCACTTGCAGCGCCTCCTCGGGCAGCGCTACCAGCTCCAATGGATCATCGGGCACGGTGGCATGTCCACCGTCTGGCTCGCCAAGGACACCAACCACACCCCACCCAAGGACGTGGCCGTCAAGATCCTGCGGCCCGAATACACCGAGAACACCGAGTTCCGCACCCGCTTCCGCAACGAAGCCGAAGCAGCAATGCGGCTCAACAGCCCCAACATCGTCACCACCTACGACTACGGCGAAGTGCACGAGGACACCGGCTACAAAGGCCTGATCTTCTGCTACATCGTCATGGAATACATCAAGGGCGAAGCGTTAGCGGACGTGCTCGGCCGCCAGAAGACGCTCTCCGAGCCACTGGTCGCGGACCTCCTCGCGCAGGCCGCCACCGGCCTGGAGGAGATCCACCGCTCCGGCATGGTGCACCGCGACATCAAGCCCGGCAACCTCCTCATCACCACCGACGGCAGGGTCAAGGTCAGCGACTTCGGCATTGCCAAAGCCGCTGAAGCAGTCCCGCTGACCCGCACAGGAATGGTGGTCGGCACCGCCCAGTACGTCTCCCCCGAGCAGGCCCAAGGCCTGAACGTCGAGCCGGCCTCGGACGTCTACTCCCTGGGAGTGGTCGGCTACGAGTGCCTCGCCGGACGCCGCCCCTTCACCGGCGAGACCACCGTGTCCGTCGCCATCAAGCACATCTCCGAAGACCCCAGCCCACTGCCCCACACCGTCAGCCCGCAGATGCGCGAATTCATCGCCATCTGCCTGCGCAAAGACCCCGCCAGCCGCTACGCTGACGGCAAGGAAATGGCCAGCGCCATGGCGTTGGTCGCCGACGGCCACCGGCCACCCCAGCCGGACCACGTCCCCAACGTGTCGGTGACCCATCCACTCACCGAGCAGCTGGGTGCCGTCGCCACCGGCACCGGCACCAGCGTGCCGCCCATGCAAGGGCCCACGCAGCAAGGCGCTGCGCAGCGCACTGCCAACACTGGCAACAACGCTGCACAGGGCGCCGCCAACGGTGCAGTCCGCCCAACGAACGCTGCCAACAACGCACGCACCTCCGCCAACAGTGCTGCCAACAACCAAGGACGCAACACCAAGAAAAACAAAACCAACACCCCCCTCATCCTCACCAGCCTGCTCGCACTCGCAGCCATCGGCGTAGCCGGCTACCTCTACCTCGCCGACCCCACCTCCGACACCAACGACACCGAAACCACCACCATCACCAGCGAAATCACCACACCCGAAACCACCACCAGCCCACACATCACCACCGAACGCACCACCCGCCAACGCACCACAGCCGAGACCACCACCTCGGACACCCCAGACACCAACACCACCACCAACGAACCCACCACACCCACCGAAGAACCCAGCCGTCCACAACCAACCACCACCCAACCCCCACACACCACCCGACCCCAAACACCTCCCACCAACCCCCTCCCACAACCCGACGACCCAAGCCCCAACAACCCACCAGCCGACAACCAACCATCGGCTGCGGCGATAGAGAACCTCGGCGTCGAAGAAGGAAAAGAACAACCCCCAGCCAACGACGCCTAA
- a CDS encoding FtsW/RodA/SpoVE family cell cycle protein, whose protein sequence is MLIFRRKTEALLLLATAVLMLVANIALDLSRANGAGIPQGPDGDTTNATISSSALTVTGGFFAIFLIAHLVLCWRAPKADQIMLPIVALLNGLGLVMITRLDMATDWNLAQSQIMWTFVGVGLMCAVVIFLKDHRSLQNYTYIMGLAGLILSALPIVWPTSLNADANVWISIGPFSIQPGEFSKLLLLLFFGGLLIQKRRLFTVAGKTFMGLQFPRLRDLGPLFLVWGIALVIMAAQNDFGPALILFGTVLGMLYMATGRASWLILGFGLAAIGAVGVYQISAKIQDRVNNFVDPLAHYDGNGFQLSQALFGMSFGGVTGTGLGQGYPENVPVAHSDFILAAFGEELGLIGLAAILLLYLVLINRGFHTAMIARDSYGKLIAAGMALTITVQIFVVTGGISRLMPMTGLTTPFLSHGGSSLLANYILLALLLRISADARSAAEVRSTADVRTPSTPGADAR, encoded by the coding sequence ATGCTGATCTTCCGCCGAAAAACCGAAGCACTGCTGCTGCTCGCCACCGCGGTGCTCATGCTCGTCGCCAACATCGCACTGGACCTCTCCCGCGCCAACGGAGCCGGCATCCCCCAAGGACCCGACGGGGACACCACCAACGCCACCATCAGCTCCTCCGCGCTGACCGTCACCGGCGGCTTCTTCGCCATCTTCCTCATCGCACACCTCGTTCTGTGCTGGCGAGCACCCAAGGCCGACCAGATCATGCTGCCCATCGTGGCGCTGCTCAACGGCCTCGGACTGGTCATGATTACGCGGCTGGACATGGCCACGGACTGGAACCTGGCGCAATCACAGATCATGTGGACCTTCGTAGGCGTGGGTCTGATGTGCGCCGTGGTGATCTTCCTCAAAGACCACCGCAGCCTGCAGAACTACACCTACATCATGGGCCTGGCCGGGCTGATCCTGTCCGCGCTGCCCATCGTGTGGCCCACCAGCCTTAATGCGGACGCCAACGTGTGGATCTCCATCGGCCCCTTCTCCATCCAACCCGGAGAGTTCTCCAAACTGCTGCTCCTGCTGTTCTTCGGCGGACTGCTGATCCAAAAGCGGCGCCTGTTCACCGTGGCCGGGAAAACATTCATGGGGCTGCAGTTCCCGCGTCTGCGTGACCTGGGGCCACTGTTCCTGGTGTGGGGCATTGCGCTGGTCATCATGGCCGCACAAAACGACTTCGGCCCCGCCCTGATCCTGTTCGGCACCGTGCTGGGCATGCTCTACATGGCCACCGGGCGCGCCTCCTGGCTGATCCTGGGCTTCGGCCTGGCCGCCATCGGTGCGGTGGGCGTGTACCAGATCAGCGCCAAGATCCAGGACCGTGTGAACAACTTCGTGGACCCACTGGCCCACTACGACGGCAACGGCTTCCAGCTCTCCCAAGCCCTGTTCGGCATGTCCTTCGGCGGCGTGACCGGCACCGGCCTGGGACAGGGCTACCCCGAGAACGTACCCGTCGCCCACTCGGACTTCATCCTTGCAGCCTTCGGTGAGGAGCTGGGCCTGATCGGCCTGGCCGCCATCCTGCTGCTGTACCTGGTGCTCATCAACCGCGGCTTCCACACCGCCATGATCGCCCGGGACTCCTACGGCAAGCTCATCGCCGCCGGCATGGCGCTGACCATCACCGTGCAGATCTTCGTGGTCACCGGCGGTATCTCCCGCCTGATGCCGATGACCGGCCTCACCACGCCATTTTTGTCCCACGGTGGATCCTCCCTGCTCGCCAACTACATCCTGCTGGCGCTGCTGCTGAGGATCAGCGCCGACGCCCGCAGTGCCGCGGAGGTCCGCAGCACCGCCGATGTCCGCACCCCCTCAACCCCAGGAGCTGATGCACGATGA